The genomic DNA AAATCCCTCGGGCAACATCCGCGATTCGACGACGCGGTTTTCCAACGCGTATCCGGCTCCCGAAGGTGCTTCGGTGCGATCGGCAAGCAACCACCAACCGCCGTCGGGAGCGCGGCCAAGGTCGGCGGCGTAGCTGTGCAGATACCGCCCCATGCTCGGCTTCAAATTGTGCAGCGTGGTGTGAAAACCAGGATGGGCAAAGATGATCTCCGGCGGCAGCACGCCATCGCGAATCAACTTCTTCGGCCCATACAGATCGGCCAGCGTCAGCTCGAGAACCTTAGCGCGTTGTTGCAGTCCATCGGAGAGATTGCCCCATTCTTTTTGGGGGATTATCAGCGGCAGCGCGTCCAGCTCCCACGGCCGCGGTTTGTCCAACGGATCGCCGTACGCTCCGTAGGTGACACCGTTTTCGTGGATCAACCGCTTAGCCTGCGTCCAACGACGCAGCATCTCCTCATTTCCCACGCGATTGATTGCCGCAGCGAATCGCTTCCAGTGGGAACGCATCTGTTGTGGGGCGGCAAACAATTCATCGTAACTGCCAACCGGAGGCGAATAACCTGCGAAGACGCTGATCACGGCGGCCGTTTGCGGATCGGGTAACGAACCTTGCTGCTGCGTTTGCATGTTCTTCCAGGTTGCCAAGATGCGAAGGTTCGCGTAAGTCTGCGATCAAACGACTAGGCTACCAAAACCAGCGGTCATACAACAGCGGGACCGCCCCGTCGCACCGCAGTTGAAGCCTTGGCAGGCTGCGTTGGATCGGGAGAATCCGTGCCAATACGCACGATTGTCGTTAATCCTCCCCTTCGGCCATCCCGTACAGCCGGCGTATCTCCGCCAAATCCTCGGTCACCGGCGGCAATTGCGGATCCATCTCTTCCAGCGTTTTGCGAACGATCTGCGAAACGACTGCATTGCGATACCACTTTCGATCCGCCGGAATCACAAACCACGGCGCGTGCTTGGGGCTACATTTCTCGAACGCGGTTTGGTAAGCCTCGCGGTAATCGTCCCACCGGTCCCGTTCGTGGTAATCGGCGGCGTTCAATTTCCAGTGCTTCTCGGGCAGATCCAACCGCTCCTTGAACCGCTCCAACTGTTCTTCCGGACTGATGTGCAGATAGAACTTCAAAATCCGAGTCCCCGCCGAAGCCAGCAGCGACTCAAACGAATTGATCAGATCGTAGCGCTCCTTCCAAACGCTCTTGGGAACCAAGTCGTGGACGCGGACGATCAACACGTCTTCATAATGAGAACGATTGAAGATCGAAACCTGCCCGCGGGCGGGGACGCAAGGATGGACACGCCACAGAAAATCGTGAGCCAGTTCCAGTTCGGTCGGCTTCTTAAACGAATGGACGCGGCAGCCTTGCGGGTTCATCTTCCCCAACACGCGGCGAATCAAACCGTCCTTGCCCGCCGCGTCAGGCGCTTGCAGAACGATCAGCAGCGATTGCTTCCCTTCGACAAACATCCGGTATTGCAGCTGACGGATCGCTTCGACATTATCCGCCGTCAATTGCTCCGCTTCCTCGCGATCCTTGAACGGTTTGTCCTCGCGCGGCTCGATATCTTTCAGTTGCACCTTGCCATCGGGCTTGACGCGATATTCGTGATACAGATCCATCGTTCGCCTCGCGGTTAGTTTGCAAGAAGTACTTGACGCAGAAAGTTCAGTCCCGCCTTGCCGATCCGTGGCGGCAAGACGTCGGGATGTCCGCCCATATGGAATGTGATCGAGCGCGGTGTTGCCAGTTTTCGACCGGTCACAACCAGCCGAATGTCGGAGCTAGGATTGGTCTTTCCCTCTCCGGGGACGATCGTCGGATAGCCATCGATCGCCAACGCCCAATCGGCATCAAATCGTTCCATCACCTCCGCCGTCCATTGTTCGGGCGAACCGTTCTGCGGCACGCCGAGTACACTTCGCCAGCGGTTCGATGCCCGTTGATCGCTCAATGACAAACCGCCGCGATACAGATCGGGGCGTTCGCATGCGCTCAACCAAGTGTCGGCCAGCGAATTAAAACCGTGTTCGACACAACAAAGTGTTTCACCACGCCGGTCCAGCAATTCGATAATGGCATCCTGCAGTTCGAAATCGTCCCCTTCGCCGAAGATGAACTCGCCAACGCGCTGCCGCAAGCTTTCGGTGACGCGATCGATCTGCGATTGGCAATCGGCTTCGTCGCTCCCCTCGGCAAAAATCCGCAGCGAGATCGTCGCCCGATTGACGGTGATCCCAACTTGCGGCGTCTGCTTGCGATCCAACAGATCGGCGATCCGCGACTCCATGTCGCTCTCGCCGACACCAAAACATTTGACCACATGTTGCCGCACGACGCGTCGCACGCCAAGCAATTCACGCATCCGGACCGCCACGCCAGCGTTCCACATCTGACGCATCTCCGCCGGCACGCCGGGCAGACAGAAGACGTGGCAATCGGAGCGACCGGGCCGTTCGACCGTCAGATCGATTCCCGGCGCGGTGCCGTGCGGGTTGTGGATCAGGCGGCTCCCCTGAGGGAACTCCGCCTGCAAACGGTTCCGATCGGGCATCTCGCGCCCGACAAAAAACGATTGGATGTGATCGAGTGCCTCCTGGCGGATCTCGATCGGGCGATCGGTCGCCGCCGCGATCGCTTTGCGCGTCAGATCGTCTTGAGTCGGCCCCAGGCCACCGGTCATCACGATGTAGTCGGACCGGCCGATCGCGATCCGAAAGACATCGACGCAGGCATCGAAGTCGTCGCCGACGCTGCTGTGATAAAGAGTCCGTACGCCCAAGTCGCCGAACTGAGACGCCAGCCACTGGGAATTGGTATCCAACCGGCTGCCGCTGGTGATCTCGTCGCCGATCGCAATCACTTCTGCACAAATGGTCATTCGTCGGGGTGTCCGTAAGTCGCCGCGCTAGGGCGATCGTGCCAATGAAAAGGGAACGCCGACACGTCGCCGAGCCGTTCGCGGAGGATCAATGATTCATCGGCAACAACCACGCTCCCAACACCGTGAAGATCAACGCGGAGATCCCCATCGCGATGCTCATCGGAGCCAGCGTCCGCAAGCCTTCGCTTTCGGTCATCCCACTCATCTTGCAGATCACCCAGAACCCGCTGTCGGCCATCCACATGATCGGCTTGGATCCCGCCCCGATCGCCGTTGCCAGATAAACTGGATGGTACGGCAAGATCTCGGGATTGGCAAAGCCCTGCAGCACGCCGGCGGCGGTGATCATCGCAACCGTTGCCGAACCCTGCAGCGTGCGGATCGATGCGGTCACTAAAAATGCGAGCGGCAGCAGCATCAATCCCGGCAGGCTGCCAGTCATCTCCGCGACCGCTTCGGCGATCCCCGCGTAACGCAGCATCGTCCCAAACGCTCCGCCGGCACTGGTGATCAAAATGATCACGCCGCCGCTGGCCAACGCCTTGCCGATCAATTGGTTTCGGTCGCTTGCGACGGGAGCCCATCGCAACAGCCCCATCGCCATCGCCGCTGCGATTCCCAACGCCACGTTTTTGTCGCTGGCAAGTTTGACAATCCGTCCAAGCGAATCGGTCCAGGCTGGCGCGGCGCCGGAATCGAAGCTACCGATCCACATGTTCCACGCCGTTCCGCCAGCGATCAGCAGCACCGGCAAAGCGATCGGCAACAGAGCCAACCAGAACGGCGGTCCCTCGACTTCATCGATCGACGGTGGTCCGCCGGCCGATTTTTCGTCCGCCGGTGTCTCGTCATCGCGCAGCGGAACGTCGACGAAGCGGTTGATCACGGCGGCCGCCGACAGCGAAAGGACGCTCGAACAACAGCAGATCGCCAGTCCGCCGACCATCATGTCGAAGATCTCGATGTGCAATTCGGCCGCCACGGCTAGCGGTCCTGGAGTCGGCGGCACCAGTGAATGCGCTAACGATCCACCGGCGAGGATCGCCAAAATGTAAAGCACGTAATCTTTGCCGACCTGCCGCCGCAGCGACTTGGCCAACGGGACCATCAGGTAAAAGACGGTGTCGAAAAAAACGGGGATCCCCAGCAGAAACGAACTGCCCGCCAACGCGTAGGAGGCGCGGGCTTCTCCCACGATCGCCAGCATCCGCCGGATGATTACCGCCGCGGCGCCGCTGTGCATCAGACAGCTGCCGACCACGCTGGCCAGCGCAATCAGAATCCCGATCTTTCCGGCGTAATCGCCGAACGATTGAGCCAACCGCTGGGCGCCGCTGCTGCTGACAAACGAAGCGGCTTCCTGTTGAGTCCAGGCACCTTTGGACTTCTCCATCTGAAGGCCGGCGTAATCGACCAACGCGGCGTCGGGAGTCAACACGGCGACCAAAAATCCGGCCATCGCCAACGCCAAAAAGGCATGCAGCCGCAGCCACAAGATCGAAATCAAGACGACCGCAACCGCGATCGCAACAATCCACCAAATACTCACAGTCGCCACGACTCGTTGAAGGGAATTCGGAATCAAACAGCGAGCAGTATATACGCGACGTCGTTGCCGAAAACACCATCGATCGGGCGTGAAGGGTGGAAAGTTGCGAATTGCAGGTTTCAAGCCGCTTGCGGACGGCGTGCGTGACGGCGGCGAACCAGCGTCGTCGCGATCAGAAATCCGCCGAACAGAACTCCCATCGCGGCTAAACGAACGCCGCGGCGGAGCGACGACGACGGGATCGCTTGGGCAGTGATCTCGATCTCGCCGCGGGGAGCCGAAAAGAAATACTCCTGGCCGCCCCGCTCCAGCGGCAATTCGGTCTCCAGACTCGCCAAGTAGACGTTGCTCGCGATCGCTCCTGTCGCCGGTGGCAGATTTATCTGATCGCCAAGCTGCATCCCGCGTTCAAAACCTTCGCCCGCTTCGGACAATCGCTCGGTTCGCGATTCATCTGCCATGCCCATTCCCATCTCCATGCCAGGAGTGGCGGGCCGGCGACCGAAGTCTTGGTTCGCAGACGTGGAAGGCTGCGCCGCGGCAGCAGGAGCATTGGGCCCGGCGGCAAACGGATCGGTCGCGTCGCCGAACGGGCCGGGCTGACCGCGAAACGGTTCTCTGTCAGGCGACTCTCTTAACGCCCTGTCCGCTGGCATCGCCTCATATTCATATCCGCCGCCTCCCATTGCGCCGCCGTTGGGCGAGATCGATCGCTGTGGCGAAGCGGTCGATGGCGATGGGCTTTGTTCCCGCTGCAGTTGCTGCGAATAGCGACTGACGTCGTCGCGCATCCCGCCGCGAACTTGCGCAGCCGGACGAGGCGTCGTCGGTTGAGCGTCGTCGAATCGTAGCGCGGGTAGTGCCGATTTGTCGGCACTACGATTTGCTTCACCCTTGCGTTGCGATCGCGGATCGGTCTGGAGACGTGGCGTTTGCTTCGCTCCCTTCGATTTGGAGTCCTTCCCTGCGATCGGTTCTTGAGGCATCGCCAATCCGTTTTGCGCAAACCAATCGCGGTTGAACGTCTGCAATTGACGCTCCTTCGTTTCGTTGCCAGCCGCGCCCGCCCGGGAAGCTGAAAAGTTGCCAAACTCTCCCAACTCATCGACCACTCGACGGCTGCGCGAATTGGAACCGCGGTCGAAATAGGACTGCAGTTGATCGCTGTTGCCGACGCTCAACATTTGATCGGCTTTGCGGCGGTTCTCGACCACCTGTTCGGCAGCTTGTTGTTGCGTGATGGTGTTCAGATCCAGTTCCTTCTGAACCGCTTCGCTCTGCTGGTAGAACTCGGCGTAGTCGTTTTGATGGGCTTCGACGATCCGGCCCAACTTCTTTAAGTTCGTTTCGGCGCGAACTTTGGAGTATTCGTTT from Rosistilla oblonga includes the following:
- a CDS encoding polyphosphate kinase 2 family protein encodes the protein MDLYHEYRVKPDGKVQLKDIEPREDKPFKDREEAEQLTADNVEAIRQLQYRMFVEGKQSLLIVLQAPDAAGKDGLIRRVLGKMNPQGCRVHSFKKPTELELAHDFLWRVHPCVPARGQVSIFNRSHYEDVLIVRVHDLVPKSVWKERYDLINSFESLLASAGTRILKFYLHISPEEQLERFKERLDLPEKHWKLNAADYHERDRWDDYREAYQTAFEKCSPKHAPWFVIPADRKWYRNAVVSQIVRKTLEEMDPQLPPVTEDLAEIRRLYGMAEGED
- a CDS encoding competence/damage-inducible protein A; this encodes MTICAEVIAIGDEITSGSRLDTNSQWLASQFGDLGVRTLYHSSVGDDFDACVDVFRIAIGRSDYIVMTGGLGPTQDDLTRKAIAAATDRPIEIRQEALDHIQSFFVGREMPDRNRLQAEFPQGSRLIHNPHGTAPGIDLTVERPGRSDCHVFCLPGVPAEMRQMWNAGVAVRMRELLGVRRVVRQHVVKCFGVGESDMESRIADLLDRKQTPQVGITVNRATISLRIFAEGSDEADCQSQIDRVTESLRQRVGEFIFGEGDDFELQDAIIELLDRRGETLCCVEHGFNSLADTWLSACERPDLYRGGLSLSDQRASNRWRSVLGVPQNGSPEQWTAEVMERFDADWALAIDGYPTIVPGEGKTNPSSDIRLVVTGRKLATPRSITFHMGGHPDVLPPRIGKAGLNFLRQVLLAN
- a CDS encoding GntP family permease, with protein sequence MSIWWIVAIAVAVVLISILWLRLHAFLALAMAGFLVAVLTPDAALVDYAGLQMEKSKGAWTQQEAASFVSSSGAQRLAQSFGDYAGKIGILIALASVVGSCLMHSGAAAVIIRRMLAIVGEARASYALAGSSFLLGIPVFFDTVFYLMVPLAKSLRRQVGKDYVLYILAILAGGSLAHSLVPPTPGPLAVAAELHIEIFDMMVGGLAICCCSSVLSLSAAAVINRFVDVPLRDDETPADEKSAGGPPSIDEVEGPPFWLALLPIALPVLLIAGGTAWNMWIGSFDSGAAPAWTDSLGRIVKLASDKNVALGIAAAMAMGLLRWAPVASDRNQLIGKALASGGVIILITSAGGAFGTMLRYAGIAEAVAEMTGSLPGLMLLPLAFLVTASIRTLQGSATVAMITAAGVLQGFANPEILPYHPVYLATAIGAGSKPIMWMADSGFWVICKMSGMTESEGLRTLAPMSIAMGISALIFTVLGAWLLPMNH